From a region of the Tateyamaria omphalii genome:
- the tyrS gene encoding tyrosine--tRNA ligase, protein MTYTPRSDFLHVMQSRGFLADCTDLQSLDELLLTPGQSAYIGFDATAKSLHVGSLIQIMMLRWFQKTGHKPITLMGGGTTKVGDPSFRADERPLLDAAAIDANIAGIKQVFSAYIDYDAGAQMLNNAEWLDDLNYLDFLRDIGRHFSINRMLSFESVKSRLDREQSLSFLEFNYMILQAYDFMELNRRYGCILQMGGSDQWGNIVNGIDLTRRVIQSEVFGLTSPLLETSDGKKMGKSQSGAVWLNAEMLSAYEFWQFWRNTTDADVGRFLKLYTELPLDECDRLGALEGSEINEAKARLATEITTLLHGADAAAAAADTAREVFEKGGVGDDLPTLTLSASDVGDGISIVQLIVKSGLAGSGKEAKRLIAEGGAKMNDAPLTEAGTMIDALTLSEPIKLSAGKKRHALVQIG, encoded by the coding sequence ATGACCTACACGCCCCGTTCCGATTTCCTGCACGTGATGCAAAGCCGCGGCTTTCTTGCCGATTGCACAGACCTGCAATCGCTGGATGAGTTGCTGCTGACACCGGGGCAGTCGGCCTATATCGGCTTTGACGCGACGGCCAAGTCGCTGCATGTGGGTTCGCTCATCCAGATCATGATGCTGCGCTGGTTCCAGAAAACCGGGCACAAGCCGATCACCCTCATGGGCGGCGGCACGACGAAGGTGGGCGATCCGTCCTTCCGTGCCGATGAACGGCCCCTGCTGGACGCGGCAGCGATTGACGCCAATATCGCCGGCATCAAACAGGTCTTCTCGGCCTATATCGACTACGATGCCGGGGCGCAGATGCTGAACAATGCCGAATGGCTCGACGATCTGAATTACCTTGATTTCCTGCGCGACATCGGGCGGCATTTCTCGATCAACCGGATGCTTTCGTTTGAATCCGTCAAATCCCGCCTCGACCGCGAACAGTCGCTGTCATTCCTCGAATTCAACTACATGATCCTGCAAGCCTACGATTTCATGGAGTTGAACCGCCGCTATGGCTGCATCCTGCAAATGGGCGGCAGCGACCAGTGGGGCAACATCGTGAATGGCATCGACCTGACCCGTCGCGTGATTCAGTCCGAGGTGTTCGGCCTCACCTCACCGCTTTTGGAAACGTCCGATGGCAAGAAGATGGGCAAGTCCCAATCCGGCGCGGTGTGGCTGAATGCGGAGATGCTCAGCGCTTACGAGTTCTGGCAGTTCTGGCGCAACACCACCGACGCCGACGTGGGCCGCTTCCTCAAGCTCTATACCGAGTTGCCCTTGGATGAATGCGACCGACTGGGTGCCCTTGAGGGATCCGAGATCAACGAGGCCAAAGCCCGCCTCGCGACAGAAATCACCACGCTCCTGCACGGCGCCGACGCCGCAGCGGCAGCGGCTGACACGGCGCGCGAAGTCTTTGAAAAAGGCGGCGTGGGTGATGACCTCCCCACCCTGACCCTCTCGGCCTCGGATGTGGGCGACGGCATCTCCATCGTGCAGCTGATCGTCAAATCCGGCCTCGCCGGATCGGGGAAAGAGGCCAAGCGCCTCATCGCCGAAGGTGGCGCGAAGATGAACGATGCGCCCCTGACCGAAGCAGGGACAATGATCGACGCGTTAACCCTTTCCGAGCCGATCAAGCTCTCTGCAGGCAAAAAGCGGCACGCACTGGTCCAAATCGGTTAA